In one window of Romboutsia hominis DNA:
- a CDS encoding nitrous oxide-stimulated promoter family protein — translation MTRIEKEKNIINLMINIYCNKKHRHKNGYLCNECSELLEYANKRLDFCKFGEEKKFCSKCPIHCYKKDMRVKIKEVMKFSGPRLLFHEPIEVIKHIFEK, via the coding sequence ATGACTAGAATAGAAAAAGAGAAAAATATTATTAATCTTATGATAAATATATATTGCAATAAAAAGCATAGGCATAAAAACGGATACTTATGTAATGAATGTAGTGAACTTTTAGAATATGCTAATAAAAGGTTGGATTTTTGTAAATTTGGAGAAGAAAAGAAGTTTTGTAGTAAATGTCCTATACATTGTTATAAAAAGGATATGAGAGTTAAGATTAAAGAAGTCATGAAGTTTTCAGGTCCGAGGTTATTATTTCATGAGCCAATAGAAGTTATAAAACATATTTTTGAAAAATAA
- a CDS encoding amino acid ABC transporter ATP-binding/permease protein: MNNERKRLSGSKIMLRLIKILKPLVPVMMITISFGVLGFLAAIAITTFGAVAMGDIIGLDMGYTFKNAVKVIIVCAVLRGILRYIEQYSGHYIAFKILAILRDKVYKALRKLAPAKLESKEKGNLISVITSDIELLEVFYAHTIAPIVIAIITSSIIALFLYNINPYFGIIGLVFYVIVGYIIPVLSSKLGSEAGLDYRNEFGQANSFLLDSLRGIKEILLFGQGDNRLNSINKNSDKLNEKMKVIKSHEGLIRALTDITIMIAILITLYVGVELFKADTINLGQVIVALVLLSSSFGPTVALSNLSNNLMHTFACAQRLFDILDEVPAVEEVSGNCDLEMNNTNINDLEFKYADRDEVLLKDVNLNIKKGDKVAIIGESGCGKSTLLKLMMRFWDVENGSIEIDNKNIKTIPTKALRKSQSLVSQETFLFNDTIINNLKIGKKDATIEEVISACKKASVHEFIETLPNGYETNVGEIGSNLSSGEKQRLGIARAFLHNPQVLILDEPTSNLDTLNEAQILKSIKEESDDKTIIMVSHRKSSTSICDKKVYVKNNTLKFN; the protein is encoded by the coding sequence GTGAATAATGAAAGAAAAAGATTGTCAGGTAGTAAAATAATGCTTAGACTTATAAAAATACTAAAGCCACTAGTACCTGTAATGATGATAACAATAAGTTTTGGTGTATTAGGATTTTTAGCGGCTATAGCAATAACTACATTTGGAGCAGTTGCTATGGGAGATATTATAGGTCTTGATATGGGTTATACTTTTAAAAATGCAGTAAAAGTAATAATAGTATGTGCAGTACTTAGAGGTATATTAAGGTATATAGAACAATACTCAGGTCATTATATAGCATTTAAAATACTTGCTATACTAAGAGACAAGGTATATAAAGCTTTAAGAAAGTTAGCACCAGCTAAGCTTGAAAGTAAAGAAAAAGGAAATTTAATATCAGTTATAACTAGTGATATAGAATTACTTGAAGTATTTTATGCTCATACAATAGCACCAATAGTTATAGCTATAATTACATCATCAATAATAGCATTATTTTTATATAATATAAATCCATACTTTGGGATTATAGGATTAGTTTTTTATGTAATAGTAGGATACATAATACCAGTTTTATCTTCTAAATTAGGAAGTGAAGCAGGACTTGATTATAGAAATGAATTTGGGCAAGCTAATAGTTTTTTACTTGATTCATTAAGAGGTATAAAAGAAATATTATTATTTGGTCAAGGCGATAATAGACTAAACTCAATAAATAAAAATAGTGATAAATTAAATGAAAAAATGAAAGTTATAAAAAGTCATGAAGGTTTAATAAGAGCTTTAACTGATATAACTATAATGATAGCAATACTTATAACTCTTTACGTAGGTGTTGAATTATTTAAAGCTGATACTATAAATTTAGGTCAAGTAATAGTTGCTTTAGTTTTACTTTCTAGTTCTTTTGGACCAACTGTAGCGTTAAGTAACCTATCAAATAACTTAATGCATACATTTGCTTGTGCACAAAGATTATTCGATATATTAGATGAAGTGCCTGCTGTTGAAGAAGTATCTGGAAATTGTGATTTAGAAATGAATAATACTAATATAAATGATTTAGAATTTAAGTATGCAGATAGAGATGAAGTATTACTTAAAGATGTCAATCTTAACATTAAAAAAGGGGATAAGGTTGCAATAATAGGAGAAAGTGGTTGCGGAAAGAGTACACTTTTAAAACTTATGATGAGATTCTGGGATGTAGAGAATGGAAGTATTGAAATAGACAATAAGAATATAAAAACTATTCCAACTAAAGCATTAAGAAAATCTCAATCATTAGTAAGTCAAGAAACATTCTTATTCAATGATACTATTATAAATAACTTAAAAATAGGTAAAAAAGATGCAACTATTGAAGAGGTAATAAGTGCTTGTAAAAAAGCCTCAGTACATGAGTTTATAGAAACTTTACCTAATGGATATGAAACTAATGTTGGAGAAATAGGTTCTAATCTTTCATCAGGTGAAAAGCAAAGATTAGGTATAGCAAGGGCATTTTTACATAATCCACAAGTTTTAATACTTGATGAGCCTACAAGTAATTTAGATACACTTAATGAGGCACAAATATTAAAAAGTATAAAAGAAGAATCAGATGATAAAACAATAATAATGGTATCACATAGAAAATCTAGCACATCAATATGCGATAAGAAGGTTTATGTAAAAAATAATACACTTAAATTTAACTAA